One Onychostoma macrolepis isolate SWU-2019 chromosome 15, ASM1243209v1, whole genome shotgun sequence DNA segment encodes these proteins:
- the zgc:153184 gene encoding capZ-interacting protein, with product MEEEAPVKPSVAQLAGKLKGYALPMPGNMEVISMRSPPCSLVINNQKDEEHEEKLSVCPHPPKMKIKSSPLIEKLQANLALSPAVLLSPPKSPESKQPSTASSPISPRRSLSSTLQPTQLSCEDEAPVSFEQPVEGTPLPSINKSRARLSFKRRLPTRQHRKSACEEAKWNEGNDSPCEPDSQQQNGDEGELIGGPSQEDAEDKMDSAQPTNGPQQEKDRTEHRDVPQENEGTQVTHIGNQEVTEGGYEPSDCKQAQKEEKEETEEDRTEVKEDKEVLDAENNPE from the exons GAGGAAGCGCCAGTCAAGCCGTCAGTAGCTCAGCTGGCTGGAAAACTCAAAGGTTATGCACTGCCAATGCCAGGAAACATGGAG GTGATATCTATGAGAAGCCCCCCATGTTCTCTGGTGATAAACAACCAAAAAGATGAAGAACATGAAGAG AAGTTGTCTGTCTGTCCTCATCCTCCTAAGATGAAGATAAAGAGTTCACCTCTTATTGAAAAACTACAG GCCAATCTTGCCCTCTCTCCAGCTGTCCTGCTCTCCCCACCCAAAAGTCCAGAGTCCAAACAGCCGTCCACTGCCTCAAGTCCCATCAGCCCCCGCAGATCCCTGAGCTCCACCCTGCAGCCCACTCAGCTGTCCTGTGAAGATGAGGCGCCGGTTAGCTTCGAGCAGCCGGTCGAGGGTACACCACTGCCCAGCATCAACAAG AGTCGAGCTAGGCTGTCTTTTAAGCGACGGCTGCCCACACGACAACACAGGAAGTCAGCATGTGAGGAGGCAAAATGGAACGAGGGAAATGACTCTCCGTGTGAACCAGATAGTCAACAGCAAAATGGAGATGAAGGGGAATTGATTGGTGGGCCTTCGCAGGAGGATGCAGAAGATAAAATGGACTCTGCACAACCCACCAATGGCCCACAACAGGAAAAAGACAGGACAGAGCACAGAGATGTACCCCAAGAAAATGAGGGGACCCAAGTAACCCATATAGGAAATCAGGAAGTAACTGAAGGAGGATATGAACCTTCTGACTGTAAACAGGCCCAAAAAGAAGAGAAGGAAGAAACCGAAGAGGACAGGACAGAAGTGAAAGAGGACAAGGAAGTGCTGGATGCAGAGAACAACCCAGAATAG